GGTGCGCTTCTGGTACGCGTCGGGGGTGGTGCGGAAGGCCTCGTTGGCAAGGTTCTGCTTACCGAAGATGTGCCAGTACGGCATCATGAAAAACATGATGAGGCACCAGACGAGCGCGATCGCGATCCAGGTGCCTTCGACACGGTCCAGCGGCTGCTTCCACCAGTAGCGACTGGTGGGCGGTTGTATGGCGCTCATCCTCGCTTCTCCCTGAAATCAGTCGATGCGCTATTTCATGACCGGAACGCTGAGGATCTCCATTACCCCCCAGACGACGTAGAGCACAGTGGGAATCGTCACCCCGAGAAAAAGCAGCAGGAAGGGGTTGTCGAGGATCTGCTGCATGGTGGGAACCGGTTCCTCGAGCACTTCGTCCTCGGGACGCACGGTCGCGGACTTGACGACGTCGGCCATCTCTCTCCTCCCGTTTTTTTTCACCGATGCGCCGCACGGCGCAGCGCCACGGCGCCTTACAGGGGGCGTTTATACGCCGCGGGCGGGCGCGGCGGACTTGATGCGCATCAAGCTTTTTGGATGGCGCGCTGCGGGGTGCGGTCGACCGCGCGACCTTATCGGATAGAATGCCGCCGGAGAGCGGTCACCGCGTCAAGCCACAATCGGGATGCGTTGCATGAGCGTGATGGAGCAGTCGGGCTGGGCATCCTTTCCCCGCGCCGCTGGAGTGGCGGATGCGACAAGCCGGAAACAAGTCGCCGCGTGGCTCTTCGCGTGCTGCGGGCTCGTCTTCGCGATGGTGGTGCTCGGCGGCGTCACGCGCCTCACGCACTCGGGGTTGTCGATCACCGAATGGCAGCCGATTGTGGGCACGCTGCCGCCGTTGGCGGAGGCCGCCTGGCAGGAGGCATTCGCGAAGTACCAGCAGACGCCGGAGTTCCAGCAGGTGAACCGGCACATGACGCTCGCGGAGTTCAAGCCGATCTTCTGGATGGAATGGGCGCATCGTCTGCTCGGCCGACTCATCGGAGTTGCGTTCTTCGTTCCGTTTCTCTATTTCCTGTTGCGCCGGAAGCTCGATTGGACACTCGGCTGGCAGCTCGCGGGCATCTTTGTGCTCGGCGCACTGCAGGGGGCGATGGGGTGGTACATGGTGAAAAGCGGGCTGGTCGAAGATCCGCGCGTGAGCCAGTTTCGACTGACCGCTCACTTGGGAATTGCCTTCCTGATCTACGGGCTCATGTTCTGGGTGGGGCTCGGGTTCGTGCGCCCGCGCGCTGCAATTCATGACGCCCGTCTCGCGCGCTTGCGCCGCTTCTCGAGCGCGCTGGTCGCACTGATCTTCCTGATGGTTTTGACCGGCGGCTTCGTCGCGGGCATCCGTGCGGGTTTCGCCTACAACACGTTTCCCCTCATGAACGGGCACGTGGTGCCACCCGAGGTCCTCCTGCTGGAGCCGTGGTGGCTCAACTTCTTTAGCAACATGGCGACGGTACAATTCGCTCACCGCCTGCTCGCGTGGGTGCTCGCGTTCCTTGTGCCATGGTTCTGGCTGAAGAGCGGCCAAGCTTCTCTGTCCGTCGCGGCGCGACTCGCCAGTCACGCGTTGCTCGCTGCGCTGGCGCTGCAGGTCACGCTCGGTATCGCGACGCTGC
The Betaproteobacteria bacterium genome window above contains:
- a CDS encoding COX15/CtaA family protein, whose translation is MEQSGWASFPRAAGVADATSRKQVAAWLFACCGLVFAMVVLGGVTRLTHSGLSITEWQPIVGTLPPLAEAAWQEAFAKYQQTPEFQQVNRHMTLAEFKPIFWMEWAHRLLGRLIGVAFFVPFLYFLLRRKLDWTLGWQLAGIFVLGALQGAMGWYMVKSGLVEDPRVSQFRLTAHLGIAFLIYGLMFWVGLGFVRPRAAIHDARLARLRRFSSALVALIFLMVLTGGFVAGIRAGFAYNTFPLMNGHVVPPEVLLLEPWWLNFFSNMATVQFAHRLLAWVLAFLVPWFWLKSGQASLSVAARLASHALLAALALQVTLGIATLLLVVPIGLAAAHQAGSMVLFSAALWVAHELRRA